The sequence GTCCTTTAATTTTTTTGTCATTTAACCACCAAACTCACTAGgggcttagatgcactttcagttggTCGCCGTCCGAAGGGAGCCAGTGATGACAAAGGGTCATCTGATAGGATCCACCGTCGCTTCATCGACCCCGCCCTGCTTGTTGACGTCTCAGGCCCCAACACCGGCCTGCCATCGTGCTCCCGTGCCCTCGCCACCATCGCTACGAGGCTCGTCGGCGTCTCCAGCAGAAGAGATTTCAGAATTTAACACTCAATTCGCGTGCCCCTCCAGATTTAACACCTAATTCGCGTGCCTTTTCAGTATTTAACATTGAGGTTTTGAACTTCTTCATTTCACACCACCGTCAGTTATTATGGACTATTTtgcccctttcttcttccctcaCCCCTTCTCTCCCCTTTCTCCTCCTATTCCAGGTCGACTCGGTCAGCTCCCGCTGGTGGCAAGTGGTAGTCCAATAGGCCGGCCGAGTGGTCCAAAAAGTAGTGTGCCGCGGAAAATCCATTTAGGTGGGACTCGGCTGGAAGGTGGCAAGCAGTGAGCATCGACGAGCGGCGGAGGGTGGCTCATGAGGACAGGCATGACCGTATCAGGCCAGAGGAAAAATGACCTGtgcaaaaggaggaggagggcaaggGGAAGCTCACCATACTCTCGGTCGGTCGAGGAAGGTTGTGGCACAACAACGTGTCGGTGAGGGGCATAATAAAGTCATCGGAGTTCGGGAAGAGGATCGGTCCGGTAGAGTAGAGGACGAATCGGGTCGGGGAAATGGTGGCAAGCATCGAGTAGACCTCTGAGGCTTCACATGGTTGGGGTATGGAGGAACGAGGCTCGAGCGTGACGAATTTTGCTTGGAGATGCTGGATTTGGCTGGCGGTGGCACGTGCTGCTCTAGCCGGCCATGGCATACCAAGGACAGGAGCTCGAGCTTCTGTTAGCTTAGCGCCCCTCTCTCCCACGCGCGAGCAAAGGGGCCACCGCTGGTGAGCCCTTGTCATACACCACCGTCGGTGAGCCTTGGCCAACCATGGCAAACAAAGAAGCTCGATGTCACAATgggaggagaaaggagagagaagaggggaagGAAGAATAAAGGGGTAAAATATTTCATAGTAGTAGAAAATGAAAGAATTCATAGTTTTAATGTTATATTCTAAAGACACATGAATTGAATATTAAATTTTGAAAGACACGTGAATTGAGTATTAAATTCTGAAATCTCTCCTCGGACGGGTTTCAGAAGTGACCGGGAGGGACCGCCGTCTCCACTTGCTCTCGTCTTCCCCGGTTCAGGTCTACTTCACTGccacctccttcctccctcccGAGCCGCCTCCCCACCATCCTGCTGGCGATCGCGCCCTCGGCGGCGACGGCAAAACCGCACGGTGGATGCGGCGAATGATGATCCCTAGAGAGCTGCGGCGGCAGGAGCTCCCGCCCGACTCCTGATCCCGACCCCACCGCCGATCGCAGCCGCAATGGCCCAGGTTAGTTGGTTGCCTCGGATTCGGGTAGGTGTCAACTTCTCGGATTTGAGTGGATAATAATATTGTTTGCTGCTCGATTGGGTTCGTCGGGTGTCATCATATTCCCGCTGATTGTTTGCTGCTATGCAATGGCACCATGGTCGGGTTCGTCGCCTATCCCAAGGCCAACAGAAAGGCGTGCAAGAACTTCAACGATTTTGACATCTCCTACAAGGCCAAGCCGGGCGTGTTCCCCACTTTCTTGCTCGTCAACAGGGGAGGTGagaaatttacaaaatttgcttcttctccttagtcCTTACTGCTATAGTTAGAGTAGTTGGTCTCTATTAGGTTATCCATGTGCGATTACTAGCTAGCTAGGCCTTTACAATGTCCAGTTAGTTAGGTTAGTAGAAGATTATATCTTAGCATGTGATGATGTGATTGAGTTGAATGTTCGTTCACCCAAATCCTTAGCTTTATGTGTGCAGCCAGCAAAGGAACTCAATCTGAAAGCTTATAGTCAAGTCCTCTTGCATTTTGTAGTAGCTATGTCACTGCCTTGTATTCTTTGGCCTTTCTGCGATGCTCCACTGATTTAGTTTTCAACCAATTTGCTGTTTATTTAACACTCTTTTCTGTCTGTTCTGTGATGTTGCACTGATTTTGTTTTCAAccaattttgtatttttgtagTGGGAGGCCTGATTATTTAGAGAATATCACTATTCCTTCAGCGTTGATAACCAAAAGTTTTGGGGGCATGCTCAAGAACGCAATTGATCATGGTGACATTGTTAATACTTGATAAGAAGGGCTAAACCTTTCCCTGCATGTAGCATAGCCCTGACAAGCTAAACCTTTCCTTATTCTGTTCTTGCAACTTGCAACAGTGCACAGTGGCCAAATTATTTCTATGCGGGGATCTCTCATTCAATAAGGACCTTGGTGGCGTGCTCACTCCAACGATCGGAAACGTGAAGCAGCTTACCACCTTGTAAGTTATGACATGCTCTGtgttctttcctttcttcttggttcCTATATTATCTCTTCTGAGATGTTAATATGAACTGCTTATTTTGCAGGATTTCGGCCGGTTGCAGTTTCCATGGCACCATCCCGGATGAGCTGGGGAGTTTGCCAAAGTTATCCTACATGTAAGAGTTAGTAATTGGTCTAGGAGTCAGCTCAGATGATGATATTGTGCTTTTGTGCTTCTGTAGTTCGGTGTTCGCAGACATAGTTGACATCAACTCTGTTGCAGGGCATTGAACTCAAACCAGTTCTCTGGAAAAATACCAGCTTCACTGGGAAATCTCTTCAGCCTCTATTGGTTTGATATTGCCGACAGTCAAATAGTCAATTTAGTGGTCCGTAGTGGTGTCTCAGTTACGAATTCCGTGCTGCTGCATTCAGATTGGTTCCAAGGCAGACTTGCTTACACAGAAGTGTGACGGTAAGCTTAATGGTAATTTCTTTTAGTTGGTCAAAATGCAATTGAAGCCTTATCTGGGTCTATACTCACTACTGAGCATGCTGTATGTTGGGCATTATTTTTGTCAGCTCGGGTAGGATGTATCGTAGGACTTGGGGATCACCGCTCCATGAATATTCTCATTGATCAAGATACGGCCGAGATTGTACACATTGATCTTGGTGTTTCATTTGAACAGGGTCTCATGCTTAAAACTCATGAACGGGTATGCTATCAAGCATTATATTTTTCCTGAACTTTTGGGCTCTGGTGAGCAGGCTGCATTGGATACAGCTTCTTTCATTTCCTCTTTACCAACAGCCTGAATTTAGTTTGTGCCTCTGTTTGCAGGTTCCATTTCAGCTGATGTGGGACATTATAGATGGCATGGGTATTACTGGCGTTCAAGATGTGTTTAAAAGATGTTGTGAGAAAACTCTTTCATGAGAGAAAACTCTTTCTGTCACTATTATCTTAGTATGTATATTATCaaagtttttttatatatttttacgTAGTTCAATATTTCAGTTTCTCATGAGACAGATCTAATGTGTCAGGTTTTCATCCATGATCCTCTGTACAAATGGCCCCTCTCATCACTGAAAGCTTTACAACGTCAAAAGGTAACTAAAACTTAAATAAATTTCTAGAATGTTGTTGGACTTGCTCCTACAGTCCTCCAGTTGTCCAGCACAGCTCATATAACTAGAAGTTACTGGTATGATCAGTAGCAGCCGGTATTAGGGATATGTATATTTAATTTTATCAAACATAGTCACATTGCGCTAAATTCCCTGACTTATGTCTAAGTGTTTTTATCAAGATGAGATCACCCAAAGGCTAAGAAAAATCCAAAGACCTgatgaagaaaaggaagaatggAAGGTAAGACAAATAATTACCTGGCAACTATTTCTTATGTTGGTTTTTTATCACGCTGTTTAACAATCGGATACAGCCAGATATCCTATCCATGTTAAAGCATAAGCCCCAagtatcttattttttttacttcaaaCACATCGAGTCCTCCTGCAGTAACCCATTAAACTAATCTATATTTTTCTTCAGGAAACAGATGATACTGATTCATATTTGGATTACTCCCAAAAGGTTTGTGAGGGCAACAAAGATGCAGCTGTGCTGTGCTCCGTGTTAAATAGAAGTTGGATGGATATGAAGGCTGTTCACCAAACTTTTTTCTAAGGATATTTGAAATGTTCGGTACTCGCTATTCTAAAACAGGTTCTGATAGTACCCCATGCGGACCGTCTGTCGACCACAGTCTAATAGTACCCCATGTTACGTAATGTAACTAAGCTCTGTATTATGTGGACCGTCTATCTACCACAGTTGCTACTAATGTGGATTTACCTGTACGCGCAATTTACTTGATAATCGTACTTTGTACTCTTTGCAAATTGTAATCAAACGGATTATAGAAATTCATCTCTTGAACAATTAAGTAGTTAATACTTAGCAGGAAATGTCATCATCTCCACCATCTTGCAACAAGTACATAAAGAACAGGTGAGACTCAGCACGCGAGGGTTAGCGAGGGTCAGCACGCGAAAACCTCTAGGCGCGGCAACGCCGTGCCCTTCTTTCTAGTGGATTCAGGAAGAAGAGCAAAATCGTCTGTGTACATTTTTTTCATGTTTCATATGGGCATGAACAAGGGACAATGTACATTTCCTACACATTGAGGAAACGATGGCGAAGAAACAGATAAAcgcacaaaaaagaaaagatactATAAGATGCATGTAATGGTATATAAATCTACTATTGTTCCAGTAAATATTACAGTTCTTTTCAGTTTGCTTCCATCAATTCTGGGACACCTAGATTAAAAATACAGTTAATTTTGCACACCCTTTTCTCCTCATTATTGCTCCACTATTGGtttctgttctttctttcaCTAATCAAAACTCTCTTTCTTTATCTTTCTCTCATATTAACACTTCAAAAAAATGTAATTATATGGGagtaagaaaaaagaattttccACCCCCTCCACGGCCACCCTTTTATCTACACTCCGCCGTCGTCCCCCGCCGGCAACCGTCAGCTGCCATCCCCGTCAGGCGGTGCAGCCTGGCTAAGACGCCGACCATGGGCGCGGTGTTGTACGTGCAGGCCTCGGTCTGCATGTAGTTCCCGCGGTCGTCCCGGAACTCGTCGCGGCAGTTGGGCCCGCCGACGATGGCGCCGGCGAGCACGTTGGGGTTGGCCCGCCCGCGGCCGAACCAGTCATCGAACCCCTGCATGCAGCCGATGAAGCGGCTGTTGGCCTTGTGCGCGACGATGGAGGCGCCGCGGTGGTGCACGCGCACGGGGAACCGGCGGCCGTAGCCGACCATGTAGCTCAGCCGCAGAGGGTTGCGGCCGAGGATGTAGTCGGCCTGCGACCGCGCCAGGGACAGcagctcggacggcggcactgATCCGGCGGGGCAGCGGAGGAGGTGGGCGCCGGAGTTTGAGAGGTAGCTGGAGTAGGCGGtgaggaggaaggcggcgctGGAGACGTACTGGAGGTTGTTCCACTGGCGCACGTAGAGCATCCCGCCGGGGCTGCGGTCCACGTCGCTGCCGTTGCCGTTCCGGCCCAGGCACGCGCACAGGTAGTGCTCCGCCTTCGCCTTGTACTGCTCCAGCACCGCCCGGTGCTCCGCCGCTCCCGGATCGCCCTCGAGCAGAAGCTGATCGATCGTGCAGAAAAAACGTCACAAGATATTAGCCACTTCAACGCGCAAAAAACAAAATTGCCAAAGATTTATGTGCTCATCCATGTTCGTGACGCGCAGTGACACGGAGATGCGACACCGTCCCCGTCGGTGGGACGCATGCAGTACGCTGCTCATGCGTGACAAGAATGGCGAATCGATGGGCTAGCTACTCAGCCATGTCAACCGACGTCGCCATGAAAGCGCGCCCCCAACCATCGATCGCTCTTTAATCTGACGCAGGCATGAATCGTTTTAAACCTCAAATTAAACCTGACCActgatctgctgctgctgcatgaaCTTGAATGGAAGAAGaaatagcagcagcagcataggCAATCAAAGAACTGATTGCAAAACTGGGATCCAGCTCGACCATTCCGATCGAACAGGTGAATCGATCCGCATCTTTGATTACAGGTGAATCGATCCGCATCTTTGATTCGGCGCAGGGGTGCTGTCGGTGCGCGAGCCGACGGGCCACATGCGCGGTGGACTCGACCACCGGCGTCGCTTTCCTGTGCAGCCTTCTGGCTCccatcctcatggtgcagcagCAGGGCCGCGTACTCACCCGCCGGTGGGGCCCGCGGCGTGGCACTGCCGtatcggcggcagcggccacgTTGCACCTCCGATTCAAAGCTAGCGATCGAGCCAGCTTTAAGCTTTTGCTCGGAAAATTAATGAATGGGACTATGGTAGCTTGGAATAAGAAATGAAGGGGATTTGTTTTTATTCGTTTTCAATgatatttgctctttcttgagttctttgACCCATTCTCTCTCACAGGTTAATGGCAATGTTACGTGGATACGGATACGGGTTAGAATCCAACTTAATCCAGGTGTCcgatttagaaaaaaattggaTACGTAAACTATAGCTTAGAGTCCAACACAATAGCTTAGAATCCAACACAGTGTTAGAATACAACTCGGATTCAGAATATCCgatttggtaaaaaaattagacacgaTCCAACGGTTCACTGGAAATTTTCGCATTTCCAACACTTGGCGCATTTGCACCTGATATCCTCCCAACTTGTCACTCttacagatttttttttctttgttttagctttttttAAGACAAGGCAAGGGGTTTCCCCCTTCTGATTTCCatccatagattttttttttagctgTGAACAAGAAAATAGTAATATATAGCGTGTCGCACATCATACTTGATTCAGACACATTTAAGTACGTCATTAGGCTATGCATCCCTATATGCAGCAAGCTCTGATTTGGATTTTGGAAGCTTCTTGCTAAAAACAATGCTACAGCACACGACAAGACCTGCTGGGAGATAATTCATAATTTGGACGTCACTACCAGTAGAACACGCTAAGATAAAAGGCGGCAGCTACAGAGTACATCGTATCAGCTAGCTGGATGCCATGAACATTCAACTGTGAACTGGATATTTTTCTAAGCATTGTTCTGGACATTATCATTTTCTCCATGTATATGTGTGGGAGTTGGCACGACGACAGAGCATGCACAAAGCAAaaccttaaaaaaaaatgttatttaGCCCAACAACCACTTTGATTGCGACATTTGCTTGGACCATAATGGCCGGATTACAATAGATTAATTTGCTGGTTTTGTTTCAGACATCCCTAATTGCTTGCAAAAATGAAGCCTATCTTTGGTTATTTGTAGTGTATACCTAACTAAAAAatattcctcacatctctcATTTGTTTCTTCACGGAATTTAACAGAGAAGATTCCAGCTATCCAGCCGTGTCAGCGTTCTCATGAGCACCCAATTGTTCATAAACAGAAGAGAAAATTACCAAGCGATTACTGAAAATTAGTGCTAGCTAGCTATACCAATTACCAAGCTAGAGCCTAGAAGGTAACACATTCTTTTGTAGAGTTTTGTCTCGAACCTTACAGTTTTGATGGTATGCAGAGGTTCAATCATATTGCACAAGctcgtagttttttttttttttaaagcattGTACTCCCCCATGTCATAAATATATGACCTTTTAGATAAGGtacagttaaaaaaaaaatttgaccatcaataatttttaaaatatttagttccaaaacatgaaaattatatatgtggatttatcttcaaaaatatttataatattataattttctACATGCCAGGACAGTTAAATAAAAGAGCTAGTCCAGGTCACCCGTCCCGGTCCTCCATCTGTCTCGACATGTCCGCGTCCACGTGGGACCCCGAGTCGGCATACAGCAAGCCACGCTAGCTGCGCCATGCCACGCAATTGCACAGTTAACCGCAGTGGAAACTCCAGCCAATGACTGGACCGATGCCACGCTAGCTGCAGCGATGACTGCAGCGGCAGTGGTTACAACTCCAGCCAACCCTCCATGgacttttttgttaaaaaaaagccAATTTAATTTGCACTGTCCAGATCTTTATTGAAGGCATAAATAGATTGACTCCATCTATGAAGCAATCTAATAGAAAATCCTGAGTTCAGACATCGAACCCAATAACCCTCCACGGACTCTCACTGGGCAAAGTCGTGCACCGTAGAAACTCCGCCTACATCGCGTTCGATCTTACTCCCCAGACCTGACATTTAGGTTCTGTGATCTTGTCGTCTAGAAGACAAGTATTTCGCAGAAACTTTACAACAATAATAGATGTAAAGCTCTACAAAAACATATGGGATTCTTGTGTTCTGAATGGAGCCTTGTAACACAAAGGCGGTGCCAGAAAAGAACCTATAATCATGATCCtatcaaattttgaaaaatacatatattttatataggaATTGTAACATGTTGTAAAAAGTGAACTGAAGTCTAAAAAGTTGATTTTGATTGCTTTAATTCAATTATGTAAATTTAAATGCACTTATTCACATCAATTTTAATCGAACCTACCTTTAAACATTACTTAATCATAATTCAATCATTCAAAAAGCCCCATAAATAAACAATAACATTATTTCACATACCACACcatgtaaaaaacaaaaaagatgccaaattaaactaataaaatctGACTAATCATAAGTATTACCTAACTTTAGATGTTGACAACAAGGTTATCAGATCATTATCCTACCGATCTTACCGATCTTGTACGATTTTACTTGATCCTACACAtaagattagaaaaaaaaaatcgcatcGTTGTGGCTTCGTGGAAACCGTAGGATCGTAAGATTCCAAGTATGTATCGGGATTCTAACAACATTTCCTATAACGCGTGGTGTCAATTGTCATAGGACCTACATGCATAAACGGAAGAAAACCTTGCGCCAATTTTGCCGCCATGATCTCTGGAGCCTTCCCGGTAGTCTATTTTGGCCTTG is a genomic window of Phragmites australis chromosome 17, lpPhrAust1.1, whole genome shotgun sequence containing:
- the LOC133897300 gene encoding uncharacterized protein LOC133897300; the protein is MAWVLLAFKMCLKDVFIHDPLYKWPLSSLKALQRQKCFYQDEITQRLRKIQRPDEEKEEWKETDDTDSYLDYSQKVCEGNKDAAVLCSVLNRSWMDMKAVHQTFF